Proteins encoded together in one Chitinophaga sp. LS1 window:
- a CDS encoding TonB-dependent receptor domain-containing protein — protein MKTVTFLLSIMTLGIASQAQNPGLGKVAGQVLQTGNKPVEFATVTLLKASDSSLVKGAIADINGKYEIEPVKDGKYLVAAAYVGMTKAYSQPFEVKNSPVKVNALTLSTDTRNLKAVNVTGKKPFVEQRVDKMVVNVENSVVGAGANAMEVLEKSPGITIDKDDNISLKGKNGVVIMIDGKLTNMSSQDVAALLKSMPSSNIEQIELITNPSAKYDAAGNAGIINIKLKKNNTVGTNGSISLGGGYGATPKYNGSLNLNHRNAKYNVFGSYNYNHRQNNQTLDLYRSYPADGNVNVFDNHNKHNQFSDYNGAKVGLDYFINKNHTIGVMIDGALRNYTMPSNSITYIGKNDIVDSTLRTDSKNPGDWNRMAYNLNYKGTLDTTGKELSIDLDYARNHDSKRLNTYSNVFDATGKNFTRGDTTRNMQPSTIEIKTFKADYVNPLKHQAKLEAGVKLSFVKSDNDARFDSLRYGNWVYDNNRSNHFIYKENVNAGYINFSKQFKKLTLQAGLRGELSHIEGNSVTISKVTDTTYFNLFPSLFVSYNVAKDHQLGVSYSRRIQRPDYEDLNPFEFYLDRYTKIAGNPYLKPSYSNNFEVSHTFKQFLTTSVAYSHASDKLTQVAESEKDPATGDTSILRYRYLNIAKSDNFTFSISMPFPITKWWNTYTYLQGLYAKYETMVDNNLVSVESGGFMGRTQHTFTLPYGITAEATFFYMSSQIADEGLMKMKPMYAFDCGLSKSILHKKGSLKLNVNDVFNNQRFRGTFTNAGRFMSVDSKWESRQVRLAFNYRFGNTNIKAARNHKTGLEDEQNRVKAN, from the coding sequence ATGAAGACAGTAACTTTTCTTTTATCAATCATGACCCTGGGTATTGCTTCCCAGGCTCAAAATCCTGGCTTGGGAAAAGTTGCTGGCCAGGTATTGCAGACCGGGAATAAGCCGGTCGAGTTTGCCACCGTTACTTTATTAAAAGCTTCCGATTCCTCCCTTGTAAAAGGAGCGATTGCAGATATAAATGGTAAATATGAAATTGAACCTGTAAAAGATGGTAAGTACCTCGTTGCTGCCGCTTATGTAGGTATGACCAAAGCATATAGCCAACCTTTTGAAGTAAAAAATTCACCTGTTAAAGTGAATGCCCTCACCTTAAGCACTGATACCCGCAACCTGAAAGCCGTAAACGTGACTGGTAAAAAGCCATTCGTAGAGCAGCGCGTAGACAAGATGGTTGTAAACGTTGAAAACAGTGTAGTAGGAGCTGGCGCCAATGCCATGGAGGTATTGGAAAAATCACCAGGTATCACTATAGATAAAGATGATAATATCAGCCTGAAAGGTAAAAACGGTGTTGTCATCATGATTGATGGAAAGCTCACCAACATGAGTTCCCAGGACGTTGCCGCGCTGCTGAAAAGTATGCCCAGTAGCAATATTGAGCAAATAGAACTGATTACCAATCCTTCCGCCAAATACGATGCAGCGGGCAACGCCGGGATCATCAACATCAAACTGAAAAAGAACAACACTGTAGGTACCAATGGTAGTATTTCTCTCGGTGGTGGCTATGGCGCTACTCCTAAATATAATGGTAGCCTGAACCTGAACCACCGCAATGCGAAGTACAACGTATTTGGTTCTTACAACTACAACCACCGTCAGAATAACCAGACCCTGGACCTGTATCGCAGTTATCCTGCAGATGGCAATGTGAATGTGTTCGACAACCACAATAAACATAACCAGTTCTCTGATTACAATGGCGCCAAAGTAGGTCTTGATTATTTCATCAATAAGAACCACACCATTGGTGTTATGATTGATGGGGCGCTGAGAAACTATACTATGCCTTCCAATTCCATCACCTATATTGGTAAAAATGATATCGTTGATTCTACGCTGCGCACCGATTCAAAGAACCCTGGTGACTGGAACAGGATGGCTTATAACCTGAACTATAAAGGCACCCTGGATACTACGGGCAAGGAACTGAGCATTGACCTGGACTATGCCCGTAACCACGACAGCAAACGCTTAAATACTTATTCAAACGTGTTTGATGCCACAGGTAAAAACTTTACACGCGGCGATACGACCCGTAATATGCAGCCGTCTACAATCGAAATCAAGACCTTCAAAGCAGACTATGTCAATCCTTTGAAACACCAGGCAAAACTGGAAGCAGGGGTGAAGCTTAGCTTTGTAAAATCTGATAATGATGCACGTTTCGACTCTTTACGCTATGGCAACTGGGTGTATGATAATAACCGTTCCAACCATTTTATCTACAAGGAAAATGTAAATGCAGGTTATATCAACTTCTCCAAACAGTTTAAGAAACTCACGCTGCAGGCAGGTTTGCGCGGTGAGCTGTCACACATCGAGGGGAACTCTGTGACCATTTCCAAAGTGACAGATACGACTTACTTTAACCTGTTCCCTAGTCTGTTCGTGAGCTACAATGTGGCAAAAGATCATCAGCTGGGTGTTTCTTACAGCCGTCGTATACAGCGTCCGGATTACGAAGATCTGAACCCTTTCGAGTTCTACCTGGACAGGTATACCAAGATCGCAGGAAACCCTTACCTGAAGCCTTCTTACAGCAATAACTTTGAAGTAAGTCATACCTTCAAACAGTTCCTGACCACTTCAGTGGCTTACTCACATGCATCAGATAAACTCACACAGGTGGCAGAGTCAGAAAAAGATCCGGCAACCGGCGATACATCCATCCTTCGCTACAGGTACCTGAACATTGCAAAGTCTGACAACTTCACCTTCAGTATTTCTATGCCTTTCCCGATCACGAAGTGGTGGAACACTTACACCTATCTTCAGGGATTGTATGCTAAGTACGAGACAATGGTGGACAATAACCTGGTGAGTGTGGAATCTGGTGGTTTTATGGGTCGTACCCAGCACACGTTCACACTTCCTTACGGCATTACAGCAGAAGCGACTTTCTTCTACATGTCTTCACAGATTGCAGATGAGGGGCTCATGAAAATGAAACCGATGTATGCATTCGATTGTGGATTATCCAAATCCATCCTGCATAAGAAGGGTAGTCTGAAGCTGAATGTAAACGACGTGTTCAATAATCAGCGTTTCCGCGGCACGTTTACCAACGCCGGTCGCTTTATGTCAGTGGATTCCAAATGGGAATCCAGGCAGGTCCGCCTCGCATTCAACTACCGCTTCGGTAATACGAATATCAAGGCAGCCCGCAACCACAAAACCGGCCTGGAAGACGAACAAAACCGTGTGAAAGCTAATTAA
- a CDS encoding YajQ family cyclic di-GMP-binding protein — MPSFDIVSKVDTQTLDNAINTVNKEITNRYDFKGSHVNIALNKKDLSVVIEVESEMKLDQVIDVLISRTIKQGLDANIYDLAKEHYQSGKVVKKDVAVRNGIKQEDAKKIVKLIKDSGSKVQAAIMDDIVRVTGKKRDDLQEVIQLLRTGNLNIPLQYVNMKD, encoded by the coding sequence ATGCCATCCTTTGATATTGTTAGCAAAGTGGATACACAGACACTTGACAATGCAATAAATACGGTAAATAAAGAAATCACTAACAGGTACGATTTCAAAGGCTCTCATGTCAATATTGCGCTCAATAAAAAAGATCTGAGTGTGGTTATTGAAGTGGAGAGTGAGATGAAGCTGGACCAGGTGATTGACGTACTGATCAGTCGTACCATCAAGCAGGGCCTGGATGCAAATATTTATGATCTGGCCAAAGAGCATTACCAGAGTGGTAAAGTGGTAAAGAAAGACGTTGCCGTACGTAATGGGATCAAGCAGGAAGATGCCAAGAAGATTGTCAAGCTGATCAAAGACTCCGGCTCTAAGGTGCAGGCGGCCATTATGGACGACATTGTGCGCGTAACCGGTAAAAAAAGAGATGATCTTCAGGAGGTTATACAGCTGCTCAGAACGGGCAACCTGAATATACCGCTCCAGTATGTAAACATGAAAGATTAA
- a CDS encoding type B 50S ribosomal protein L31: protein MKQGIHPESYRFVIFKDMSNGHTFLSKSTAPTKETIKWEDGNEYPVIKLEISNTSHPFYTGKNVLVDTAGRIDKFNKRYGKKA, encoded by the coding sequence ATGAAACAGGGAATCCATCCGGAAAGTTACAGGTTTGTAATATTCAAAGATATGTCTAATGGACATACTTTCTTGAGCAAGTCTACCGCTCCTACTAAAGAAACTATCAAGTGGGAAGATGGCAACGAATATCCAGTGATCAAGCTTGAAATTTCCAATACTTCACATCCTTTCTATACCGGAAAGAACGTGCTGGTGGATACAGCAGGTCGTATCGACAAGTTCAACAAACGCTACGGAAAGAAAGCCTAG
- the tpiA gene encoding triose-phosphate isomerase, protein MRKKIVAGNWKMNLTLAQGEQLINDVLAAGLHLKEGQEVVFATPFPYLVKAKALLKNNPGFFLASQNSASEKSGAYTGEVSAEMLQSVGVDYVILGHSERREYFQETNAVLAKKIDLALANGLKPLFCCGEPLEVRKAETQNEYVAKQLEESLYHLTVEQLKDVVIAYEPIWAIGTGLTASAAQAQDMHAFIRAQIAAKYGREAALNISILYGGSAKPSNAVELFSCPDVDGGLIGGASLVAADFVAIVKALA, encoded by the coding sequence ATGAGAAAAAAAATCGTTGCAGGAAACTGGAAAATGAACCTGACCCTGGCGCAGGGTGAGCAACTGATCAATGACGTACTGGCGGCTGGTCTGCATCTGAAAGAAGGACAGGAAGTTGTATTTGCTACACCTTTCCCTTACCTGGTGAAAGCGAAAGCATTACTGAAGAATAATCCTGGTTTCTTCCTGGCATCACAGAACAGTGCGTCAGAGAAATCTGGTGCTTACACTGGTGAGGTATCAGCTGAAATGCTGCAGTCTGTAGGCGTAGACTACGTGATCCTGGGTCACTCTGAAAGGAGAGAATATTTCCAGGAAACTAACGCAGTACTGGCTAAAAAGATTGACCTGGCACTGGCAAATGGTTTGAAACCTCTTTTCTGTTGCGGTGAGCCACTGGAAGTGAGAAAAGCTGAAACCCAGAATGAATATGTTGCAAAACAACTGGAAGAAAGCCTGTATCACCTGACAGTTGAGCAGCTGAAGGATGTAGTGATCGCTTATGAGCCAATCTGGGCGATTGGTACTGGTCTGACTGCAAGTGCAGCACAGGCACAGGACATGCACGCATTTATCAGAGCGCAGATCGCTGCTAAATATGGTCGTGAAGCTGCCCTGAATATCTCTATCCTGTATGGTGGTAGTGCGAAGCCTTCAAACGCTGTAGAGCTGTTCTCCTGCCCGGATGTGGATGGTGGTCTGATCGGTGGTGCATCTTTGGTAGCTGCTGACTTTGTAGCAATCGTGAAAGCACTGGCATAA
- a CDS encoding M56 family metallopeptidase, whose protein sequence is MTAQLVLPTILIQAFGWALLHSLWQGFLIFACLRLVLYVWSHMSARIKYNLSYLSLTGIFAWFCITLYQQVTAALRIRQATWVMIETGVRQRHLEVPPIYHSQSTIKHFIPQLEMWFPVLVGLYVTGVAVMSIKLIMDLVQLKQIRNKQVLPIDAVWEKHLERLAARLRIPRRVQLLISTQIQVPVMIGFLKPLILLPVAMFNNLTAEQLEAILLHELAHIKRNDYLLNIFQSIVETILFFNPFIWWITKNIRLEREHCCDDLVIASQVQPLQYAKALVALEEYRLTVNALAMAAADNKQHLFHRIKRIMEMKTKNINYTQKLLAVLIIAVSLVAIAWLNPIQARAKKTARKSPAPVLTQISRTLLGDTTAPKANVHTEEQEQDQVDKEALDADVQAATDDAMANINWEDVNNDMANAMKEVNWEDINKEVENAMKNIDWKQINKDVDNAMKEIDWKQINKEVKESLRQAKINGHTGVNVNPNVNFNPDVNINIDTNVIQESIRMGLDAARAAMKDVAIPAAKMGMESARAAMNSQEFKEAMDKGRQEAAKAMKESRKQMEFAMATAKAEMKKQRITETKMREDMAHAKADGQYKEMIDKMAADKLIDADKGYKIEKKDGDLYINDVKQSGEVADKYKVYLKNAKKLSILGKEDSLSINVEE, encoded by the coding sequence ATGACAGCACAACTTGTTCTCCCTACGATTCTGATCCAGGCATTTGGATGGGCGCTTTTACATTCCCTGTGGCAGGGGTTCCTGATCTTTGCGTGTCTCCGGCTCGTATTGTACGTATGGTCGCACATGAGCGCCAGGATTAAGTACAACCTGTCGTACCTGTCCCTGACCGGCATCTTTGCCTGGTTTTGCATCACACTCTATCAACAGGTAACTGCTGCATTGCGCATCAGGCAGGCTACCTGGGTGATGATTGAAACCGGCGTTCGCCAGCGACACCTGGAAGTGCCTCCGATCTATCACAGCCAAAGCACCATCAAACACTTCATTCCACAACTGGAAATGTGGTTCCCTGTACTGGTTGGCCTCTATGTAACGGGAGTAGCTGTCATGAGTATCAAACTAATTATGGATCTGGTCCAACTGAAACAGATCCGCAATAAACAAGTGCTACCCATAGATGCAGTATGGGAAAAGCACCTGGAACGACTGGCTGCCCGGTTACGGATTCCCCGTAGAGTGCAGTTGCTGATCTCCACACAAATTCAGGTGCCGGTGATGATCGGCTTTCTGAAACCTTTGATCCTGCTGCCTGTCGCCATGTTCAACAACCTGACTGCCGAACAGCTGGAAGCCATTCTCCTGCACGAGCTGGCACACATCAAACGCAATGATTATCTACTCAATATCTTCCAATCTATTGTTGAAACAATTCTGTTCTTTAATCCTTTCATCTGGTGGATCACTAAAAACATCCGCCTGGAAAGGGAACACTGTTGCGATGACCTTGTTATTGCAAGTCAGGTGCAACCCCTGCAATATGCCAAAGCGCTGGTAGCATTAGAAGAATACCGGTTAACAGTTAATGCACTAGCCATGGCAGCGGCAGATAATAAACAACATCTATTTCACCGCATTAAACGCATCATGGAAATGAAAACTAAAAACATTAATTATACACAGAAACTGCTGGCCGTATTGATTATCGCCGTAAGCCTCGTTGCCATTGCATGGTTGAATCCCATCCAGGCACGTGCAAAAAAGACTGCCAGAAAATCACCAGCACCTGTGCTGACCCAAATATCCCGCACACTGCTGGGAGATACCACTGCCCCGAAAGCCAATGTCCATACTGAGGAACAAGAGCAGGATCAGGTTGACAAGGAAGCACTGGATGCAGATGTGCAGGCAGCAACTGACGATGCAATGGCAAATATCAACTGGGAAGATGTGAACAATGATATGGCCAATGCCATGAAAGAAGTGAACTGGGAGGATATTAATAAAGAGGTTGAAAATGCGATGAAGAATATTGATTGGAAACAGATCAACAAAGACGTTGATAATGCCATGAAGGAAATTGACTGGAAACAGATTAATAAGGAAGTGAAAGAGAGTTTGAGACAAGCTAAAATAAATGGGCATACTGGTGTGAACGTAAACCCTAACGTCAATTTTAACCCTGATGTAAACATCAATATCGACACCAACGTTATTCAGGAGAGTATTCGTATGGGCCTGGATGCTGCCAGAGCTGCGATGAAAGATGTAGCCATCCCTGCTGCCAAAATGGGAATGGAATCTGCCAGAGCTGCTATGAATAGCCAGGAATTTAAGGAAGCGATGGATAAAGGACGCCAGGAAGCTGCAAAAGCAATGAAAGAATCCCGCAAACAAATGGAGTTTGCGATGGCTACTGCGAAAGCTGAGATGAAAAAACAGCGGATCACAGAAACTAAAATGCGCGAAGATATGGCGCATGCAAAAGCTGATGGTCAGTATAAGGAAATGATTGATAAGATGGCTGCTGATAAACTGATTGATGCGGACAAGGGGTATAAGATTGAGAAAAAAGATGGGGATCTTTATATCAATGATGTGAAGCAATCAGGTGAAGTAGCAGATAAATATAAAGTTTACCTGAAAAATGCAAAGAAACTGTCTATACTTGGTAAAGAAGATAGCCTGAGCATAAATGTAGAAGAATAA
- a CDS encoding acylphosphatase, with product MQKIHKVIIVKGKVQGVFFRTNTKRAADGLDIKGQIKNLPDGSVWIAAEGEEAPMEAFIAWCRQGPPLAKVTGVTIEPGEVQNFRTFEVSHH from the coding sequence ATGCAAAAGATACACAAAGTCATTATTGTAAAAGGCAAGGTGCAGGGTGTCTTCTTCAGAACTAATACCAAGCGGGCGGCCGATGGGCTTGATATCAAAGGGCAGATCAAAAACCTGCCCGATGGCAGTGTCTGGATTGCCGCAGAAGGAGAGGAGGCGCCAATGGAAGCTTTCATCGCCTGGTGCCGTCAGGGCCCGCCGCTAGCCAAAGTAACAGGCGTTACTATTGAACCTGGGGAAGTACAAAACTTCAGGACCTTCGAAGTCTCGCATCATTAA
- a CDS encoding RNA polymerase sigma factor, with protein sequence MQASANNNLNQTIITDHLVAQCKKGEVRAFRELYNAYSAAMYNICLRMTGNAADAEDTLQEAFIQVFRNIDRLENAGSMTAWIKRIVVNHCLSHLRRKKVYFEEVDNIDVAEEKTGLDEDSFAWTVSAIKDAIQVLPHGYRTVLNLYIFEEYSHKEIATMLDISESTVKTQYMRAKDKVRQIIKQKNAIR encoded by the coding sequence ATGCAAGCATCAGCCAACAACAACTTGAATCAGACTATCATAACAGACCACCTGGTAGCCCAGTGCAAAAAGGGAGAGGTTCGCGCATTCCGCGAGCTGTACAATGCTTATTCAGCAGCAATGTACAATATCTGTTTACGTATGACTGGTAATGCAGCTGATGCTGAAGATACACTGCAGGAGGCCTTTATACAGGTATTCCGGAACATTGACCGCCTTGAAAATGCGGGTAGTATGACGGCCTGGATCAAAAGGATCGTGGTGAACCACTGTTTGAGTCACCTGCGCAGGAAGAAAGTGTATTTTGAAGAAGTGGACAATATAGATGTCGCAGAAGAGAAGACAGGATTGGACGAAGATAGTTTTGCCTGGACAGTTTCTGCTATCAAAGATGCTATACAGGTATTGCCGCATGGTTACCGTACTGTGCTGAACCTCTACATCTTTGAAGAGTACTCCCACAAGGAGATAGCTACCATGCTGGATATATCTGAATCTACAGTGAAAACGCAATATATGCGTGCAAAGGACAAGGTGCGGCAGATCATTAAACAAAAAAATGCAATACGCTGA
- a CDS encoding head GIN domain-containing protein, which yields MKTTAIAFFMLLFASVSVFAQKELVTGSGTLKKESRSASSFKSISTSGSFNVYITPGSGSNIEIEADDNLLPYIVTDVENGELQLHVKKGYNIKPTQKITVNVSMAEVKSLAASGSGGFYSKGTLKGDKVELGISGSVIIDMDLKAEKLEIGVSGSTKIALKGNVTKVEYGISGSASVDALALQSESVEVAVSGSGDLAVFAEKKLDISISGGAKVRYKGNPSINQSSSGSAKVTKID from the coding sequence ATGAAAACAACAGCTATTGCATTCTTCATGCTTCTATTTGCAAGTGTATCTGTATTTGCACAGAAAGAACTTGTGACCGGTAGTGGCACATTGAAGAAGGAATCAAGATCTGCCTCTTCTTTTAAAAGCATATCCACTTCAGGTAGTTTCAATGTATACATTACGCCTGGTTCGGGTAGTAACATTGAAATAGAAGCAGACGATAATTTACTGCCTTACATCGTAACAGATGTAGAAAACGGGGAATTGCAACTGCATGTGAAGAAGGGATATAATATTAAACCTACGCAGAAAATTACGGTGAATGTGAGTATGGCAGAAGTGAAATCTCTTGCAGCAAGCGGCTCTGGTGGCTTTTATAGTAAAGGTACACTGAAAGGAGATAAAGTTGAGTTGGGTATCAGTGGTAGTGTGATAATAGATATGGACCTGAAAGCAGAAAAGCTGGAAATAGGGGTGTCTGGTTCTACTAAGATTGCGCTGAAAGGGAATGTTACTAAGGTAGAATATGGTATTTCAGGGTCAGCCAGTGTAGATGCATTGGCATTGCAATCAGAGTCAGTAGAAGTAGCGGTGTCTGGTAGTGGGGATCTGGCTGTATTTGCAGAAAAGAAACTGGATATCAGCATAAGTGGTGGCGCCAAGGTACGTTACAAAGGTAATCCTTCCATTAACCAGTCTTCTTCAGGATCTGCAAAGGTGACGAAGATAGACTGA
- a CDS encoding C1 family peptidase: MKKIFQGILMMLLATGAVAQDLNKTLQDFTVIKNNAATPVKNQGETGTCWCFSSTAVVESECLRKGLPALDLSEMYIVRNIYMEKAKNYIHRQGFTRFDEGGLAHDFLHAAAIYGLVPENVYSGLTNGRTSHDHAPMVEEMKNYLDSLLKVKRPLPDNWTARVSSILDKYLGAAPASFTYNGKNYTPLTFAKEVVKFSQDDYVNLTSFTDHPYYAPFIVQVPDNYSNGAYYNLPLEELVNVAKATVNKGYTVLWDTDMSNRGWMLGNGYGLYPAADSLLKKVPFNPDLNEKAYNADDRQRLYEELVTEDDHLMQITGLGKSAGGKEFFIVKNSWGAKAGPFEGYMHVSIPYFAMNTITMVVPKAVLDKAMLNKLALK; this comes from the coding sequence ATGAAGAAGATTTTCCAAGGGATACTGATGATGCTATTGGCTACGGGTGCTGTAGCGCAGGACTTAAATAAAACGCTTCAGGACTTTACTGTCATTAAAAATAATGCCGCCACACCAGTAAAGAATCAGGGAGAAACTGGTACCTGCTGGTGCTTTTCCTCTACAGCAGTAGTGGAATCTGAGTGCCTGAGAAAAGGACTGCCAGCGCTGGATCTCTCTGAGATGTACATTGTACGTAATATCTATATGGAGAAGGCAAAGAACTACATTCACAGGCAGGGATTTACCCGCTTTGACGAAGGCGGTCTGGCACACGATTTTCTGCATGCAGCAGCGATCTATGGCCTGGTGCCGGAGAATGTGTACAGCGGTCTGACCAATGGACGTACCAGCCATGATCATGCACCGATGGTAGAAGAAATGAAAAACTACCTGGATAGTTTGCTGAAAGTAAAAAGACCTTTGCCGGACAACTGGACAGCACGTGTGAGCAGCATTTTGGACAAGTATTTAGGTGCAGCGCCTGCGTCATTCACTTACAATGGCAAGAACTATACACCCCTGACTTTTGCAAAGGAAGTAGTGAAGTTTTCACAAGATGATTATGTGAACCTGACTTCATTTACAGATCATCCTTACTATGCACCTTTTATTGTGCAGGTGCCTGATAACTATTCTAATGGTGCCTACTATAACCTGCCGCTGGAAGAGCTGGTGAATGTGGCGAAAGCAACAGTGAATAAAGGCTACACAGTATTGTGGGATACGGATATGAGTAACAGGGGATGGATGCTGGGCAACGGATATGGATTGTATCCTGCTGCAGATTCCCTGCTGAAGAAAGTACCCTTTAATCCTGATCTGAATGAGAAGGCATATAATGCAGATGACAGACAACGACTGTATGAAGAGCTGGTGACGGAAGATGATCACCTGATGCAGATTACAGGCTTGGGTAAGTCTGCCGGTGGTAAGGAGTTTTTCATTGTGAAAAATTCATGGGGAGCGAAGGCTGGCCCTTTTGAAGGATATATGCATGTGTCTATTCCTTATTTTGCGATGAATACGATTACGATGGTGGTGCCGAAAGCTGTACTGGATAAGGCGATGCTAAATAAACTGGCATTGAAGTAA
- a CDS encoding putative sugar nucleotidyl transferase: protein MERHYILFDTPARDLLYPFTHTRPVAAIRVGILTIREKWERWFKTSASFLTLPYLQEKFPLQTVFADDQCVLINGGVLPDAGLVEAIRGLKVGQGLYKDDILVAKVVVGGDFGGDFGLVGGDWQLAGDGLGQLVAEGGVGDGLGQLLAEGGVGVGLGQLTAGDRINYQESLQQLIYPWDIFRLNDSALRQDFALLTEGRTSAPISGSNQVSGVENVFLEAGAVVEHSILNGKTGPIYIAKGAEVMEGCLIRGPLALCEGAMLKMGTKIYGATTLGPGSVGGGEIKNVVMMGYSNKGHDGYLGDAVLGEWCNLGGNTTNSNLKNNASTVRVWVEAKNEAIPAGTKCGLIMGDYSRSGIGTMFNTGTVIGVSCNIFGGEFPPKFVPSFSWGGVQPAPYREQEALRDARQWMQFKGQQLGDVEERLLKAVYAAVRGKS from the coding sequence ATGGAGCGGCATTATATTCTATTTGACACTCCTGCACGTGATTTGTTGTACCCTTTCACTCATACCCGGCCGGTGGCGGCCATCCGTGTAGGGATACTTACCATAAGAGAAAAATGGGAGCGGTGGTTTAAGACCAGTGCCAGCTTCCTGACCCTTCCTTATTTGCAGGAAAAATTTCCTCTACAGACTGTTTTTGCTGATGATCAGTGTGTGCTGATCAATGGGGGTGTATTGCCGGATGCTGGGCTGGTGGAGGCGATTCGGGGTTTGAAGGTGGGGCAGGGGTTGTATAAGGATGATATATTGGTGGCGAAGGTGGTAGTGGGGGGAGATTTTGGGGGTGATTTTGGGTTAGTAGGTGGTGATTGGCAGTTAGCGGGTGATGGTTTGGGGCAATTGGTAGCAGAAGGGGGAGTGGGTGATGGTTTGGGGCAATTGCTTGCTGAGGGGGGAGTGGGTGTTGGTTTGGGGCAACTTACGGCTGGTGACCGGATTAACTATCAGGAATCATTACAACAGCTGATTTATCCATGGGATATATTTCGATTAAATGATAGTGCTTTGCGCCAGGACTTTGCCCTTCTGACGGAAGGTCGAACGTCTGCCCCGATTTCGGGATCCAACCAGGTCAGTGGGGTAGAAAATGTTTTTCTGGAGGCGGGGGCTGTGGTAGAGCACAGCATTTTGAATGGAAAGACGGGGCCGATCTATATTGCAAAAGGAGCGGAAGTGATGGAAGGCTGTCTGATCAGGGGGCCGCTGGCATTGTGTGAAGGTGCGATGCTGAAGATGGGGACTAAAATATATGGTGCTACTACGCTGGGGCCTGGTAGTGTAGGGGGAGGTGAGATCAAGAATGTGGTGATGATGGGCTATTCCAACAAAGGGCATGATGGCTACCTGGGAGATGCTGTGCTGGGTGAATGGTGTAACCTTGGGGGGAATACTACGAACTCAAACCTGAAAAATAACGCCAGTACGGTGCGGGTATGGGTTGAGGCCAAAAATGAGGCGATACCTGCTGGTACCAAGTGTGGACTGATCATGGGGGATTACAGCAGGAGCGGTATTGGCACAATGTTTAACACAGGCACTGTAATTGGCGTTTCGTGTAATATCTTTGGAGGCGAATTCCCGCCTAAGTTTGTGCCTTCCTTTTCCTGGGGTGGGGTGCAACCGGCACCTTACAGGGAACAGGAGGCTTTGCGGGATGCCCGTCAGTGGATGCAGTTCAAAGGGCAACAGCTGGGCGATGTAGAAGAGCGTTTGCTAAAAGCAGTCTATGCAGCAGTAAGAGGAAAATCTTAG
- a CDS encoding 2'-5' RNA ligase family protein: protein MITNNNVIPEQELLYDYLLVVNPGTHINNDVMALKRMIAQELGIGDTQFSQANVSLFRSVFPVRFEDDFVNLLDNIAGRQSGFTLYTSRFDHFELQEDKRTIFINVANPKPIVELHKRILQEFDIKSSPYKPHITIARGMNTREFDQVYDHFYNQVFVRSFQCKSFTLLRKPAAGGQYETVKEFFFGDEAVRGNEHTLFNYAA from the coding sequence ATGATTACAAATAATAACGTTATTCCTGAACAGGAATTATTGTATGACTACTTATTAGTAGTTAATCCCGGTACTCATATCAACAATGATGTAATGGCTTTAAAGCGGATGATCGCGCAGGAACTGGGTATCGGCGATACCCAATTCTCACAGGCTAACGTCAGTCTATTCCGCTCTGTATTTCCAGTGCGTTTTGAGGATGATTTTGTCAACCTGTTAGATAATATAGCCGGCAGACAGTCAGGGTTTACATTATATACTTCCCGTTTTGATCACTTCGAGCTGCAGGAGGATAAGCGCACGATCTTTATCAATGTGGCGAATCCAAAGCCGATTGTAGAATTGCATAAAAGGATCCTACAGGAATTTGATATCAAATCCAGTCCATACAAACCGCATATTACGATAGCGAGAGGGATGAATACCCGTGAGTTTGATCAGGTATATGATCATTTTTACAATCAGGTATTTGTGCGGAGTTTTCAGTGTAAGAGTTTTACGCTATTGAGGAAACCAGCGGCGGGTGGGCAGTATGAGACGGTGAAGGAGTTCTTCTTTGGAGATGAGGCGGTGAGAGGGAATGAGCATACGTTGTTTAATTATGCGGCGTAG